Proteins encoded together in one Impatiens glandulifera chromosome 1, dImpGla2.1, whole genome shotgun sequence window:
- the LOC124918776 gene encoding rhamnogalacturonan I rhamnosyltransferase 1-like isoform X2, giving the protein MVRLIVGDEKCKCREETLNVNMIFVEKSNQIVFRAGMKVWMKRVLLTMLLWIGLVQLMALDETWRPRLLKSWPSCSGHSDVSSSDDTLSSVPHITSPPPKRIYKNNGYLMVSCNGGLNQMRAAICDMVTIARYLNVTLIVPELDKTSFWADPSDFQDIFDVDHFITSLRGEVRILKELPPRLKRRVEVGKVYSLPPISWSDISYYKKEILPLVKKYKVVHLNRTDSRLANNGLAPEIQKLRCMVNFRGLRFTSRIEELGRKLVKILKKNGPFVVLHLRYEIDMLAFSGCTRGCTNDEVDELTRMRYAYPWWKEKVIDSEIKRREGLCPLTPEETALILRAFDINPKYQIYIASGEIYGGQKRMESLAATFPQLVNKETLLESSDLRVFQNHSSQMAALDYLVSLESDIFIPTYDGNMAKVVEGHRRHVNK; this is encoded by the exons ATGGTCAGACTAATCGTAGGTGACGAGAAATGCAAATGTAGAGAGGAAACACTGAATGTGAATATGATTTTTGTGGAGAAGTCGAATCAAATTGTGTTTAGGGCTGGGATGAAGGTTTGGATGAAAAGAGTCTTGTTAACGATGTTACTGTGGATTGGTTTGGTTCAACTAATGGCGTTGGATGAAACATGGAGACCTAGACTATTGAAAAGTTGGCCTTCTTGTTCTGGTCATTCTGATGTGTCTTCTTCAGATGATACTTTGTCCTCTGTTCCTCACATAACTTCTCCTCCTCCAAAAA GAATCTACAAGAATAATGGTTATCTCATGGTTTCTTGCAATGGAGGACTCAACCAAATGCGAGCAGCA ATATGCGATATGGTCACTATTGCAAGATATTTGAATGTCACACTTATTGTCCCAGAGCTAGATAAAACTTCCTTTTGGGCTGATCCAAG TGATTTCCAAGATATATTTGACGTTGATCATTTTATTACCTCTTTGAGGGGTGAGGTTAGAATACTAAAAGAATTACCTCCAAGGCTCAAACGGAGAGTGGAAGTGGGAAAAGTTTACTCCTTACCACCCATTAGTTGGTCAGACATATCCTACTACAAAAAGGAG ATTCTTCCTTTAGTGAAGAAGTATAAAGTTGTTCATCTGAACAGAACTGATTCGCGACTAGCTAATAATGGGCTGGCGCCAGAGATTCAGAAGTTACGTTGCATGGTGAATTTCCGAGGTTTGAGATTCACATCTCGGATTGAGGAATTGGGTAGAAAGCTTGTCAAGATTCTGAAGAAGAATGGACCCTTTGTTGTCCTCCATCTTAGATATGAAATCGACATGCTAGCCTTTTCGGGTTGCACTCGTGGTTGTACAAACGATGAAGTCGATGAATTAACTCGAATGAG ATATGCTTATCCATGGTGGAAGGAGAAAGTGATAGATTCTGAGATAAAAAGGAGAGAAGGTTTATGTCCATTGACACCTGAAGAGACTGCTTTAATATTGAGGGCATTTGATATTAAtccaaaatatcaaatttacaTTGCTTCTGGAGAAATCTACGGTGGACAAAAACGAATGGAAAGCTTGGCGGCCACTTTCCCCCAATTG GTGAACAAGGAAACCCTTTTGGAATCCTCAGACTTGAGGGTTTTCCAGAACCATTCTTCTCAGATGGCTGCATTAGACTATTTGGTATCTCTTGAAAGCGACATATTCATACCAACTTATGACGGAAACATGGCTAAAGTTGTTGAAGGACATCGCAggcatgtaaataaataa
- the LOC124918776 gene encoding rhamnogalacturonan I rhamnosyltransferase 1-like isoform X1, whose amino-acid sequence MVRLIVGDEKCKCREETLNVNMIFVEKSNQIVFRAGMKVWMKRVLLTMLLWIGLVQLMALDETWRPRLLKSWPSCSGHSDVSSSDDTLSSVPHITSPPPKRIYKNNGYLMVSCNGGLNQMRAAICDMVTIARYLNVTLIVPELDKTSFWADPSDFQDIFDVDHFITSLRGEVRILKELPPRLKRRVEVGKVYSLPPISWSDISYYKKEILPLVKKYKVVHLNRTDSRLANNGLAPEIQKLRCMVNFRGLRFTSRIEELGRKLVKILKKNGPFVVLHLRYEIDMLAFSGCTRGCTNDEVDELTRMRYAYPWWKEKVIDSEIKRREGLCPLTPEETALILRAFDINPKYQIYIASGEIYGGQKRMESLAATFPQLVNKETLLESSDLRVFQNHSSQMAALDYLVSLESDIFIPTYDGNMAKVVEGHRRYLGFKKTIQLNGKVLIDLMDRYSNGLLSWDSFSSMVKEAHSGRMGRPRKRVVIKERPKEEDYFHANPQECLLQQEEETDHVMYI is encoded by the exons ATGGTCAGACTAATCGTAGGTGACGAGAAATGCAAATGTAGAGAGGAAACACTGAATGTGAATATGATTTTTGTGGAGAAGTCGAATCAAATTGTGTTTAGGGCTGGGATGAAGGTTTGGATGAAAAGAGTCTTGTTAACGATGTTACTGTGGATTGGTTTGGTTCAACTAATGGCGTTGGATGAAACATGGAGACCTAGACTATTGAAAAGTTGGCCTTCTTGTTCTGGTCATTCTGATGTGTCTTCTTCAGATGATACTTTGTCCTCTGTTCCTCACATAACTTCTCCTCCTCCAAAAA GAATCTACAAGAATAATGGTTATCTCATGGTTTCTTGCAATGGAGGACTCAACCAAATGCGAGCAGCA ATATGCGATATGGTCACTATTGCAAGATATTTGAATGTCACACTTATTGTCCCAGAGCTAGATAAAACTTCCTTTTGGGCTGATCCAAG TGATTTCCAAGATATATTTGACGTTGATCATTTTATTACCTCTTTGAGGGGTGAGGTTAGAATACTAAAAGAATTACCTCCAAGGCTCAAACGGAGAGTGGAAGTGGGAAAAGTTTACTCCTTACCACCCATTAGTTGGTCAGACATATCCTACTACAAAAAGGAG ATTCTTCCTTTAGTGAAGAAGTATAAAGTTGTTCATCTGAACAGAACTGATTCGCGACTAGCTAATAATGGGCTGGCGCCAGAGATTCAGAAGTTACGTTGCATGGTGAATTTCCGAGGTTTGAGATTCACATCTCGGATTGAGGAATTGGGTAGAAAGCTTGTCAAGATTCTGAAGAAGAATGGACCCTTTGTTGTCCTCCATCTTAGATATGAAATCGACATGCTAGCCTTTTCGGGTTGCACTCGTGGTTGTACAAACGATGAAGTCGATGAATTAACTCGAATGAG ATATGCTTATCCATGGTGGAAGGAGAAAGTGATAGATTCTGAGATAAAAAGGAGAGAAGGTTTATGTCCATTGACACCTGAAGAGACTGCTTTAATATTGAGGGCATTTGATATTAAtccaaaatatcaaatttacaTTGCTTCTGGAGAAATCTACGGTGGACAAAAACGAATGGAAAGCTTGGCGGCCACTTTCCCCCAATTG GTGAACAAGGAAACCCTTTTGGAATCCTCAGACTTGAGGGTTTTCCAGAACCATTCTTCTCAGATGGCTGCATTAGACTATTTGGTATCTCTTGAAAGCGACATATTCATACCAACTTATGACGGAAACATGGCTAAAGTTGTTGAAGGACATCGCAg ataTTTAGGGTTCAAGAAGACAATTCAATTGAACGGGAAGGTTTTGATTGATTTGATGGACAGATATAGTAATGGGCTACTTAGCTGGGACTCATTCTCATCAATGGTTAAGGAAGCACATTCGGGGCGAATGGGTAGACCTAGAAAACGTGTTGTTATCAAGGAGAGACCGAAAGAGGAGGATTATTTTCACGCCAATCCTCAAGAATGCTTACTACAACAAGAAGAAGAGACAGATCATGTGATGTATATATGA